The following proteins are encoded in a genomic region of Magallana gigas chromosome 1, xbMagGiga1.1, whole genome shotgun sequence:
- the LOC109619803 gene encoding uncharacterized protein — protein sequence MVLTNAEMQKKWREKRKSQNLEAFLAEERERKRKAYISVSELSEKELKKRRKAGREREQKSYYKRKERKAEEAAGNSNSNNPNNEARHTRKSRPLAVSTPLVVKLPAVKKRYSRALRKAYRDIERLKEKNKELEKGKKKFQKRCERFASVVGRSEDNTYAADYETDEKLKEELKEKLGDEVAFKQWKKVNDGDRAPRNLQSYVAVSDVISHNATAVYAILKKIIPIIKEDYPVTKKIHYLTDSPTSRYRNKTIFQVLVDHETDFGMQAQWNYLESGHGKGPCDGLGASVKRAADMAIKQGKATIQDGKDFYNWTTKESGSKVKFTYYSQQDYDEAKTILESKQKCQAVSGTFKLHAVVPVDSVSIAVRDTSCYCSTCIKDVLNGCHGWKVNRLIKPVNEQDSEHPENTSKAKETETTKPVQANEPVCSIPEIGVFVAAVYAREWYIGKVTEVDEEEQEVQINFMTKAGKYGDTYKWPSEKDEIWIQSTHILMEISPPNPVGKTSRFFRIEKEVEEAISNKFHDYRKTP from the exons ATGGTATTGACAAATGCAGAGATGCAGAAGAAATggagagaaaaaagaaagagtCAAAATTTGGAAGCATTTTTAGCAGAAGAGCGGGAGAGGAAACGGAAAGCTTACATAAGTGTTTCAGAGTTGAGTGAAAaggaattgaaaaaaagaagaaaggcAGGCAGAGAGCGGGAACAAAAGTCCTATTACAAACGCAAGGAAAGGAAAGCGGAAGAGGCAGCAGGGAATTCTAACAGTAACAATCCTAACAATGAAGCGAGACATACACGCAAGTCCAGACCTTTAGCAGTATCAACTCCCTTGGTCGTTAAGTTACCCGCAGTTAAAAAGAGGTACTCGAGAGCATTGCGAAAGGCTTATAGAGACATAGAGAGGTTAAAGGAGaagaataaagaacttgaaaagggtaaaaagaaatttcagaaaagATGTGAAAGGTTTGCTTCAGTTGTAGGCCGTTCAGAAGACAACACATACGCTGCAGAT TATGAAACagatgaaaaactaaaagaggAGTTAAAGGAAAAACTTGGAGATGAAGTTGCTTTCAAACAGTGGAAGAAAGTTAATGATG GAGACAGAGCCCCAAGAAACTTGCAAAGCTATGTAGCTGTGTCAGATGTAATTTCTCACAATGCAACAGCTGTTTATGCcattttgaaaaagataatTCCAATTATCAAGGAAGATTACCCTGTCACCAAGAAAATACACTACCTAACAGATTCACCAACTAGTCGATATCgcaacaaaacaatttttcaagtTCTTGTTGACCATGAAACCGATTTTGGAATGCAGGCGCAGTGGAACTATCTGGAAAGTGGCCACGGTAAGGGACCCTGCGATGGGTTAGGAGCTAGTGTTAAACGAGCTGCTGATATGGCCATCAAACAAGGAAAAGCCACAATCCAAGATGGTAAGGATTTCTACAATTGGACAACCAAGGAAAGTGGAAGCAAGGTGAAGTTCACTTATTACAGTCAACAAGACTATGATGAAGCAAAAACCATCCTTGAGAGCAAACAAAAATGTCAAGCTGTTTCAGGTACTTTTAAACTGCATGCTGTTGTGCCAGTTGATTCAGTGAGCATTGCAGTAAGAGACACATCTTGCTATTGCTCAACATGCATCAAAGATGTCCTAAACGGCTGTCACGGTTGGAAGGTCAACAGGTTAATCAAGCCGGTAAATGAGCAAGATAGTGAACATCCTGAAAACACTTCAAAGGCGAAGGAAACAGAGACCACAAAACCGGTTCAAGCAAATGAACCTGTATGCTCAATTCCAGAAATTGGGGTTTTTGTTGCTGCTGTGTATGCCCGCGAATGGTATATTGGAAAGGTTACAGAGGTGGATGAAGAAGAGCAAGAGGTTCAAATAAACTTTATGACCAAAGCGGGCAAATATGGAGATACATATAAGTGGCCATCAGAAAAGGATGAGATATGGATCCAGTCAACCCATATTTTAATGGAGATAAGCCCCCCAAATCCTGTTGGGAAGACGTCCAGATTTTTCCGAATTGAAAAGGAAGTTGAGGAAGCTATAAGCAATAAATTTCATGACTATCGTAAAACGCCATAG